The following coding sequences are from one Anser cygnoides isolate HZ-2024a breed goose chromosome 10, Taihu_goose_T2T_genome, whole genome shotgun sequence window:
- the HYAL1 gene encoding hyaluronidase-1: MWRWWHCWALLLLPAPTPATGPGPVLTGRPFVTVWNVPSEPCARWHNVTLPLGVFDVLANAQQAFAGQDVTLFYSQRLGLYPHYSAQGVPVDGGLPQNASLPAHLRQAARDVQDALPNATYGGLAVVDWESWRPLWARDWGSMDIYREKSEELVRQQHPEWPSDLVEEVAQQQYEEGARDFMEQTLQLGERLRPGGYWGFYGFPDCYNNDFGSPNYNGTCPAVERQRNQELGWLWNSSRALYPSIYLPPQLKGTGKVLSYVRYRVAEAFAVQNGVLATAVPVLPYAQIAFDNTVDFLSEEDLVNTIGESAAQGAAGIVLWGSSNYSTSKEMCLKLKDYVDGTLGHYIVNVTTSAQLCSQSLCSGHGRCVRSGDTESFLQLDPLRFAIDLTATKPQPMVRTLAAGVDASQLAEGFSCQCYSGWQGERCDTQRASE; this comes from the exons ATGTGGCGGTGGTGGCACTGCtgggccctgctgctcctgcccgcCCCGACCCCCGccaccggccccggccccgtcctCACCGGCCGCCCCTTCGTCACGGTGTGGAACGTGCCCAGCGAGCCGTGCGCCCGGTGGCACAACGTCACGCTGCCCCTCGGGGTCTTCGACGTGCTGGCCAACGCGCAGCAGGCCTTCGCGGGGCAGGACGTCACGCTCTTCTACAGCCAGCGCCTGGGGCTCTACCCGCACTACTCCGCGCAGGGGGTGCCAGTGGACGGGGGGCTGCCGCAGAACGCCAGCCTGCCAGCCCACCTCCGCCAGGCCGCCCGCGACGTGCAGGACGCCCTGCCCAACGCCACCTACGGCGGGCTGGCCGTCGTCGACTGGGAGAGCTGGCGCCCGCTCTGGGCCCGCGACTGGGGCTCCATGGACATCTACCGCGAGAAGTCGGAGGAGCTGGTGCGGCAGCAGCACCCGGAGTGGCCCTCCGACCTGGTGGAGGAGGTGGCCCAGCAGCAGTACGAGGAGGGCGCCCGCGACTTCATGGAGCAGACGCTGCAGCTGGGCGAGCGCCTGCGGCCCGGCGGCTACTGGGGCTTCTACGGCTTCCCCGACTGCTACAACAACGACTTCGGCAGCCCGAACTACAACGGCACCTGCCCGGCGGTGGAGCGCCAGCGCAACCAGGAGCTGGGGTGGCTCTGGAACAGCAGCCGGGCGCTCTACCCCAGCATCTACCTGCCCCCCCAGCTCAAGGGCACCGGCAAGGTGCTCAGCTACGTCCGCTACCGCGTGGCCGAGGCCTTCGCCGTCCAGAACGGCGTCCTCGCCACCGCCGTCCCTGTCCTGCCCTACGCCCAGATCGCCTTCGACAACACCGTTGACTTCCTCTCCGag GAGGACCTGGTGAACACCATCGGGGAGAGCGCGGCTCAGGGTGCTGCGGGCATCGTGCTCTGGGGAAGCTCCAACTACAGCACCTCCAAG GAGATGTGCCTGAAGCTGAAGGACTACGTGGACGGGACCCTGGGCCACTACATCGTCAACGTGACGACCAGCGCCCAGCTGTGCAGCCAGAGCCTGTGCTCTGGCCACGGCCGCTGCGTGCGCAGCGGGGACACGGAGAGCTTCCTGCAACTCGACCCCCTCCGCTTCGCCATCGACCTGACAGCCACAAAGCCCCAGCCCATGGTGCGCACCCTGGCTGCTGGCGTGGACGCGTCCCAGCTGGCCGAAGGCTTCAGCTGCCAGTGCTACAGCGGCTGGCAGGGAGAGCGCTGCGACACCCAGCGTGCCTCCGAGTGA